Proteins from one Lonchura striata isolate bLonStr1 chromosome 28, bLonStr1.mat, whole genome shotgun sequence genomic window:
- the FCHO1 gene encoding F-BAR domain only protein 1, translated as MSYFTEHFWGEKNHGFDVLYHNMKHGQISTKELADFVRERAAIEENYAKAMVKLSKMATNGTQLGTFAPLWEVFRISSDKLALCHLELMKKLHDLIKEISRYGEEQGRVHKKSKEEVSGTLEAVQLLHGVAQLLPKSKESYHSKCQEYERLRKEGTSQKEIDKAELKSRKAGEALRRAVDKYNAARADFEQRMLDSAMRFQEVEEAHLRHMKGLIGSYSHSVEDTHVQIGQVHEEFKQNVENIGTEMLLRRFAESKGTGRERPGALDFDEYRLAPPQEGPKRSRSKAFRIPGLSRKERERDTVESLDNDMGCPEVDEDGFTVRPDIACGEVENPGCSSSDSDYDEDEPRKFYVHIKPVQPPEASSSAEAAMEQLKATVGNLILAPGVGGTVRRQASRHAAPLTPACSDTDPEGTLAAGDSRGRGLPAALVNSDPGKPPQDTPPLAALFGPPLESAFEAEEFPAPRPYVLTSSSSPFSSSPENVEDSGLDSPSHPAPGPSPDSRPWTPQPGTPQSPGPKPEPPLPPPASTAWAPRPRSPSGRLPEPPNFAVFSGSGAEGLWGDVGAAPRGRGHGLSGAAPPEAPSPDPFGDPPAWGRPRSPGGEQPPLTRPSSNSASSSSSSPAPPSRGESCSPSPWGCQGPGTRRSAGGAAGTPPLQSEPDSVPPWPSAAPRDVPLVAPPRRSRTKRPPAGPAAGSNSDLSRSLSPSPSWSCGPSHSAPASLGERGFFSVAPPALGLSRGPSPVVLGSQDALPVATAFTEYVHAYFKGHDADSCLVKVTGELTMSFPAGIVRVFGGPAVPPVLSFRLLNAGAIEQFLPNAELLYSDPSQSDPSTKDFWLNMAALTGHLQKQAEQSPAASYYNVALLKYQFSRLGPSSAPLRLCVHWDCAPGATRVSVEYGYNAAALALPVPLGNVHVLLPVEEPLSNLRLQPAASWNLEEKRLLWKLLDVPGAPGQGGCGRLSASWEPLGGPSKPSPVAAQFSSEGSTLSGVEVELAGAGYRMSLVKKRFATGIYLAGS; from the exons ATGTCCTATTTCACCGAGCACTTCTGG ggcgAGAAGAACCACGGCTTCGACGTCCTCTACCACAACATGAAGCACGGGCAGATCTCCACCAAGGAGCTCGCAGACTTTGTCCGGGAGAG GGCTGCCATTGAGGAGAACTACGCCAAGGCCATGGTGAAGCTGTCAAAGATGGCCACAAACGGGACCCAGCTGGG GACCTTCGCGCCGCTGTGGGAGGTTTTCCGCATCTCCTCGGACAAGCTGGCCCTGTGCCACCTGGAGCTGATGAAGAAGCTGCACGACCTCATCAAGGAGATCTCGCGCTACGGCGAGGAGCAAGGCCGGGTGCACAAGAAG TCCAAGGAGGAGGTGTCGGGGACGCTGGAGGCCGTGCAGCTCCTGCACGGCGtggcccagctgctgcccaagTCCAAGGAGAGCTACCACAGCAAGTGCCAGGAGTACGAGCGGCTGCGCAAGGAGGGCACCAGCCAGAAGGAGATCGACAAG GCGGAGCTGAAGTCGCGGAAGGCGGGCGAGGCGCTGCGGAGGGCGGTGGACAAATACAACGCTGCCCGCGCCGACTTCGAGCAGCGCATGCTGGACTCGGCCATG cgCTTCCAGGAGGTGGAAGAAGCCCACCTGCGGCATATGAAGGGGCTCATCGGCTCCTACTCCCATTCCGTGGAGGACACCCATGTCCAGATTGGCCAG gtcCACGAGGAGTTCAAGCAGAACGTGGAGAACATCGGCACAGAGATGCTGCTCCGGAGGTTTGCCGAGAGCAAGGGCACAGGGAGAGAGCGGCCAg GAGCGTTGGATTTCGACGAGTACCGGCTGGCTCCACCGCAGGAAG GACCCAAGAGGAGCCGGAGCAAAGCGTTCCGGATCCCGGGCTTGAGCCGTAAGGAGCGGGAGCGTGACACTGT ggaatctCTGGATAACGACATG GGCTGCCCGGAGGTGGACGAGGACGGATTCACTGTGCGCCCGGACATCGCCTGCG GTGAGGTGGAGAACCCCGGGTGTTCCTCCAGCGACTCCGACTACGACGAGGACGAACCGCGCAAGTTTTACGTCCACATCAAACCGGTGCAGCCGCCGGAGGCGTCCAGCAGTGCTGAGGCTGCCATGGAGCAGCTCAAGGCCACCGTGGGAAATCTCATCCTGGCCCCCGGCGTCGGG GGCACCGTCAGGAGGCAGGCATCCC GACACGCGGCGCCCCTCACCCCGGCCTGCAGTGACACTGACCCCGAGGGGACACTGGCGGCAG GTGACAGCAGAGGGAGGGGTCTCCCGGCAGCACTGGTGAACAG CGACCCCGGGAAGCCCCCCCAGGACACGCCACCCTTGGCCGCGCTCTTCGGGCCGCCCCTGGAGTCTGCGTTCGAGGCAGAGGAATTTCCGG ccccccgcCCCTACGTCCTCACCTCGTCCTCGTCGCCCTTCTCCTCGTCCCCGGAGAACGTGGAGGACTCGGGGCTGGACTCGCCCTCGCACCCCGCGCCCGGTCCCTCCCCGGACTCCCGGCCCTGGACCCCGCAACCGGGCACACCGCAGAGCCCCGGCCCCAAACcggagccgccgctgccgccccccgccAGCACCGCCTgggccccccggccccgcagcccctcgGGCCGCCTCCCCGAGCCCCCCAACTTCGCCGTTTTCAGCGGCTCCGGCGccgaggggctctggggggaCGTGGGGGCCGCGCCCCGGGGTCGCGGCCACGGCCTCAGCGGCGCCGCCCCACCAGAAGCGCCCTCGCCGGACCCCTTTGGGGACCCCCCGGCATGGGGCAGAccccgcagccccggcggcGAGCAGCCGCCCCTGACGCGTCCTTCCTCCAACTCggcctcctcctcgtcctcctcgccGGCACCCCCGAGCCGGGGGGAGTCCTGCAGCCCCTCGCCCTGGGGTTGCCAAGGGCCGGGGACCAGGCGGAGCGCGGGGGGCGCGGCCGGGACCCCCCCGCTGCAGTCGGAGCCGG ATTCTGTGCCCCCCTGGCCCAGCGCTGCCCCCCGGGACGTTCCTCTGGTGGCCCCCCCACGCCGCTCCCGCACCAAGCGGCCGCCGGCCGGGCCGGCCGCGGGCAGCAACAGCGACCTG TCACGCTCGCTGAGCCCCTCGCCCTCCTGGAGCTGCGGTCCCTCGCACTCGGCGCCCGCCAGCCTGGGCGAGCGTGGCTTCTTCTCAGTGGCCCCGCCAGCGCTCG ggctgtcGCGCGGTCCCAGCCCCGTGGTGCTGGGCTCGCAGGACGCGCTGCCCGTGGCCACCGCCTTCACCGAGTACGTCCACGCTTATTTCAAGGGGCACGACGCTGACAG ctgcctggtgaAGGTGACCGGGGAGCTGACCATGTCCTTCCCCGCCGGCATCGTTCGCGTGTTCGGTGGCCCCGCGGTGCCGCCCGTGCTCAGCTTCCGCCTGCTCAACGCCGGAGCCATCGAGCAGTTCCTGCCCAATGCCGAGCTGCTCTACAG CGACCCCTCCCAGAGCGACCCTAGCACCAAGGACTTCTGGCTGAACATGGCAGCGCTGACCGGGCACCTGCAGAAACAGGCGGAGCAGAGCCCGGCCGCCTCCTACTACAACGTGGCTCTGCTCAAGTACCAg TTCTCGCGGCTGGGCCCCAGCTCGGCGCCGCTGCGGCTCTGCGTGCACTGGGACTGTGCGCCCGGGGCCACGCGTGTCAGCGTGGAGTACGGCTACAACGCGGCCGCCCTGGCACTGCCCGTGCCCCTCGGCAACGTGCACGTCCTGCTGCCCGTGGAGGAGCCCCTGAGCAACCTGCGGCTGCAGCCCGCGGCCAGCTG GAACCTggaggagaagcggctgctctGGAAGCTGCTGGACGTCCCCGGTGCCCCGGGGCAGGGAG GCTGTGGGCGGCTCTCGGCCAGCTGGGAGCCGCTGGGGGGTCCCAGTAAGCCCAGTCCCGTGGCCGCCCAGTTCAGCAGCGAGGGCAGCACCTTGTCGGGAGTGGAGGTGGAGCTGGCGGGCGCCGGGTACCGCATGTCGCTGGTCAAGAAGAGGTTTGCTACAG GGATTTACCTGGCGGGGTCCTGA
- the SLC5A5 gene encoding sodium/iodide cotransporter, protein MPAPQGSQDVRDLTFSPWDYGVFALMLLISTGIGLFHGLAKGGQKTSEDFFTGGRRMSALPVGLSLSASFMSAIQVLGVPAEAFRYGAKFLWMCLAQLINSALTAQLFLPVFYRLGLTSTYEYLERRFSRSVRLCGTVQYVVATMLYTGIVIYAPALILNQVTGLDIWASLLSTGVICTFYTTIGGMKAVIWTDVFQVLVMLAGFVAIAVRGALLVGGPAEVLSIAANGSRLNFADFSPDPRSRYTVWTFVLGGTLLWLSMYGVNQAQVQRYVACRSEREAKMALLVNQAGLFCIVASAVACGLVMFALYRHCDPLLAGAIAAPDQYMPYLVLDIFGSTPGVPGLFLACAYSGTLSTASTSINAMAAVTVEDLVRPRLPALSPRKLTLISKGLSLTFGTSCITVAALSSLLGGGVLQGSFTVMGVISGPLLGAFVLGMFLPRCGTAALLTPLSLSLSQGVLGGLAVGLALSLWVAVGATLYPPSAATMGVLPTWGTLCPPRNVTGVTNATGATALPAPPPEPLRPAILGDFYSVSYLYYGALGTLGTVGTGALLSLLPAGPARCPQGVLWWDIIRAAPAGVPKGDSSAGDKATVTQVLLERPDGEGTAPSDTAKGGTVTESDTGDNGNGHTPPSPAQTGDNGNGHTPLSPAHTGDNGNGHTPPSPAHTGDNGNGHTPPSPAHTGDNGNGHTPPSPAHTGDNGNGHTPPSPALPGAARSAAIFEAGIASAAGGRCASSPRIFNTAPP, encoded by the exons ATGCCAGCTCCGCAGGGATCCCAGGACGTGCGGGACCTCACCTTCAGCCCGTGGGACTACGGAGTCTTCGCGCTGATGCTGCTGATCTCCACGGGCATCGGGCTCTTCCACGGGCTGGCCAAGGGAGGCCAGAAGACCTCGGAGGATTTTTTCACGGGCGGCCGGCGGATGTCGGCGCTGCCCGTGGGGCTGTCGCTGTCGGCCAGCTTCATGTCGGCCATCCAGGTGCTGGGGGTGCCGGCCGAGGCGTTCCGCTACGGAGCCAAATTCCTCTGGATGTGTCTGGCGCAGCTCATCAACAGCGCGCTCACCGCGCAGCTCTTCCTGCCCGTCTTCTACCGCCTGGGGCTCACCAGCACCTACGAG TACCTggagcgccgcttcagccggaGCGTGCGGCTCTGCGGGACCGTGCAGTACGTGGTGGCCACG ATGCTCTACACTGGGATCGTCATCTACGCGCCCGCCCTGATCCTAAACCAAG TGACCGGGCTGGACATCTGGGCCTCGCTGCTGTCCACGGGGGTCATCTGCACCTTCTACACCACCATA GGCGGGATGAAGGCTGTCATCTGGACCGACGTGTTCCAGGTGCTCGTGATGCTCGCCGGTTTTGTCGCTATTGCCGTCCGCGGGGCGCTGCTGGTCGGGGGTCCCGCCGAGGTGCTGAGCATCGCCGCCAACGGCTCCAGGCTCAACTTCGCCGA CTTCAGCCCGGACCCGCGGAGCCGCTACACGGTGTGGACGTTCGTGCTGGGCGGGACGCTGCTCTGGCTCTCCATGTACGGCGTCAACCAGGCGCAGGTGCAGCGCTACGTGGCCTGCAGGAGCGAGAGGGAGGCCAAGAT GGCGCTGCTGGTCAATCAGGCGGGGCTGTTCTGCATCGTGGCCAGCGCCGTGGCCTGCGGGCTCGTCATGTTCGCGCTCTATCGCCACTGTGACCCGCTGCTGGCCGGGGCCATCGCCGCCCCCGACCAG TACATGCCCTACCTGGTGCTGGACATTTTCGGGAGCACGCCGggggtgccggggctgttcctggCCTGCGCCTACAGCGGCACGCTCAG CACGGCCTCCACCTCCATCAACGCCATGGCCGCCGTCACCGTGGAGGACCTGGTGCGGCCGCGGCTGCCGGCGCTGTCCCCCAGGAAGCTGACGCTGATCTCCAAGGGGCTCT CTCTCACCTTCGGCACCTCGTGCATCACCGTGGCCGCTCTGTCCTCGCTGCTGGGGGGGGGCGTCCTGCAG ggcTCCTTCACGGTGATGGGGGTGATCAGCGGGCCCCTGCTGGGAGCCTTCGTGCTGGGGATGTTCCTGCCCCGCTGCGGCACCGCC GCCCTGCTgacccctctgtccctgtccctgtcacagggggtgctggggggccTGGCCGTGGGGCTGGCGCTGTCCCTGTGGGTGGCCGTGGGTGCCACCCTGTACCCGCCCAGCGCGGCCACCATGGGGGTGCTGCCCACCTGGGGGACGCTGTGCCCGCCCCGCAACGTCACCGGTGTCACCAACGCCACCGGCGCCACCGCCCTGCCTGCGCCACCCCCGGAGCCGCTGCG CCCGGCCATCCTGGGTGACTTCTACTCTGTGTCCTACCTGTACTACGGCgccttggggacactggggaccgTGGGGACAGGAGCCCTGCTCAGCCTGCTGCCAG cagggccagcccgctgtccccagggcgTGCTGTGGTGGGACATCATCAGGGCCGCGCCTGCCGGTGTCCCCAAGGGTGACAGCAGTGCCGGGGACAAGGCCACGGTGacccaggtgctgctggagaggcCGGACGGGGAAGGGACAGCCCCGAGTGACACCGCCAAGGGTGGCACTGTCACCGAGAGCGAC ACAGGTGACAATGGCAATGGCCACACCCCACCAAGCCCCGCTCAGACAGGTGACAATGGCAATGGTCACACCCCGCTAAGCCCCGCCCACACAG GTGACAATGGCAATGGCCACACCCCGCCAAGCCCCGCCCACACAGGTGACAATGGCAATGGCCACACCCCACCAAGCCCCGCTCACACAGGTGACAATGGCAATGGCCACACCCCGCCAAGCCCCGCCCACACAGGTGACAATGGCAATGGCCACACCCCGCCAAGCCCCGCCCTCCCAG GAGCCGCTCGGAGCGCCGCCATCTTTGAAGCGGGCATCGCCTCCGCCGCCGGCGGGCGTTGCGCGAGCTCCCCGCGGATTTTTAACACGGCGCCGCCCTGA
- the JAK3 gene encoding tyrosine-protein kinase JAK3, whose amino-acid sequence MAPLGEETPLIGGRSYSLSSAESGTLQVFLYHRAPAPRRAPGSAAGTLSFTFGEYTAEELCVRAAKACGVLPVCHPLFALATEDLSCWFPPNHMFTVDESCSQVVVYRIRFFFPNWCGLGQSHRFQLLNGRASPVLDYPVIDYLFAQSRSDFIGGRVAVGLSLPTQEQCLSLAVLDMLRIAKEQRQSPAQVCSHVSYKSCLPAPLRSQIQQHNFVTRKRLRRRFGKSLRRLGGCHTDGPQLKLKYLLDLERLQRRRSEEIFHVRSPGSAAPVAIHVSGDGGVAWSCGGSESRQHFCDFPDIADISIKQAASRDGGPVENRLVTVTKADNRVLEVEFATLREARSFVALLDGYYRLTADAQHYFCREVAPPRLLEDLENQCHGPISAEFAVNKLEAAGGAPGLFLLRRSPQDFDSYLLTVCVQTRSGRDYKRCRIRRDEDGHLWLSGVARRFCSLRELLGTYGHRGLQAEGAPMRLEVACPPRPKEKSNLLIVRSGVPCPPGSPPAPQRRSLHQMMFHKIDPQSLTWGESLGQGSFTQIYKGVKREQDEEDGPRQTPVVLKVMDSSHRNCLESFLEAASTMSQLSHKHLVLLHGVSLGKDSVMVQEYVRHGPLDLYLRKNRGAVTTGWKLTVAKQLAYALNYLEDKKIPHGNVSAKKVLLAREGDTARGSPPFIKLNDPGVSVTVLARDMLVERIPWVAPECVSNPGSLALPADKWGFGATLWEIFSGGNMPLSLLEPQRKLEFYQGCQQLPAPKWPELATLVAQCMEYEPQRRPCFRALIRDLNSLITSDYELLSDLSLTDVTLRDGFWGHDSLAMSQDPEHFQERHLKYISLLGKGNFGSVELCRYDPLGDSTGELVAVKKLQQDSAKEIRDFEREIQILHSLQHDFIVRYRGVCYSRGMRGLRLVMEFLPNGCLRDFLQKNQPRLEHGTLLLYAWQICKGMEYLGAQRCVHRDLASRNILVESDSHVKIGDFGLAKLLPQDKDYYVVREPGQSPVFWYAPESLADNIFSCASDTWSFGVLLYELFTYSSKSRSPSEEFLRMMGTARPAQIICHLLELLKDNRRLPAPSGCPSEVYTLMLSCWAFAPGARPTFGELSPKIEALRNARSKTRG is encoded by the exons ATGGCCCCGCTGGGCGAGGAGACGCCGCTGATCGGGGGCCGGTCCTACAGCCTCTCCTCGGCCGAGAGCGGCACCCTGCAGGTGTTCCTGTACCACCGGGCACCGGCCCCGCGCCGggccccgggcagcgccgcgggcaCGCTCAGCTTCACCTTCGGCGAGTACACGGCCGAGGAGCTCTGCGTGCGCGCTGCCAAAGCCTGCG GCGTGCTGCCCGTGTGCCACCCGCTCTTCGCCCTGGCCACCGAGGACCTGAGCTGCTGGTTCCCCCCAAACCACATGTTCACCGTGGATGAGTCCTGCAGCCAGGTCGTGGTGTACAGGATCAG GTTCTTCTTCCCCAACTGGTGCGGACTGGGACAGTCCCACCGCTTCCAGCTGCTGAATGGCCGGGCCAGCCCCGTCCTGGACTACCCCGTCATTGATTACCTGTTCGCCCAG TCCCGCAGCGATTTCATCGGGGGCCGCGTGGCCGTGGGGCTGAGCCTGCCCACGCAAGAGCAGTGCCTGAGCCTGGCCGTGCTGGACATGCTGCGCATCGCCAAGGAGCAGCGGCAGAGCCCCGCGCAGGTCTGCAGCCACGTCAG CTACAAGTCGTGCCTGCCGGCGCCGCTGCGCTCGCAGATCCAGCAGCACAACTTCGTGACCCGCAAGCGCCTCCGCCGCCGCTTCGGCAAATCCCTGCGGCGCCTCGGGGGCTGCCACACGGACGGGCCGCAGCTGAAGCTGAAGTACCTGCTGGACCTGGAGCGGCTCCAGCGCCGCCGCAGCGAGGAGATTTTCCACGTGCGCTCCCCCGGTTCCGCCGCGCCCGTCGCCATCCACGTGTCCGGCGACGGCGGCGTGGCCTGGAGCTGCGGCGGCTCCGAG AGTCGCCAGCACTTCTGCGACTTCCCCGACATCGCCGACATCAGCATCAAGCAGGCGGCGAGCCGAGACGGCGGCCCCGTGGAGAACCGGCTGGTCACCGTCACCAAGGCGGACAACCGGGTGCTG GAGGTGGAGTTCGCCACGCTGCGGGAGGCTCGCTCCTTCGTGGCTCTGCTCGATGGCTACTACCGGCTGACGGCGGATGCCCAGCACTACTTctgcagggaggtggcaccTCCGCGGCTGCTGGAGGACCTGGAGaaccagtgccacgggcccatCAG CGCCGAGTTCGCGGTGAACAAGCTGGAGGCGGCCGGGGGTGCcccggggctgttcctgctgcgCCGCAGCCCCCAGGACTTTGACAGTTACCTGCTGACTGTGTGCGTCCAG ACCCGCTCCGGCCGGGATTACAAGCGGTGCCGGATCCGGCGGGACGAGGATGGGCACCTGTGGCTCTCGGGGGTGGCGCGGCGGTTCTGCAGCCTGCGGGAGCTGCTGGGCACCTACGGGCACCGGGGGCTGCAGGCCGAGGGGGCACCAATGCGCCTGGAGGTCGCCTGTCCTCCCCGGCCCAAAG agaagtccaacctGCTGATCGTTCGGagcggggtcccctgtccccccggctcccctcctgccccccagCGCCGCAGCCTCCACCAGATGATGTTCCACAAGATTGacccccagagcctgacatgg GGTgagagcctgggccagggctccttcacccagATCTACAAAGGCGTCAAAAGGGagcaggacgaggaggacggACCCCGCCAGACCCCTGTGGTGCTCAAGGTCATGGACAGCAGCCACCGCAACTGCCTGGAG tccttcCTGGAGGCCGCCAGCACCATGAGCCAGCTCTCGCACAAAcacctggtgctgctgcacGGCGTCAGCCTCGGAAAGGACA GTGTGATGGTGCAGGAGTACGTCCGGCACGGGCCCCTGGACCTGTACCTGCGCAAGAACCGGGGCGCGGTGACCACTGGCTGGAAGCTGACGGTGGCCAAGCAGTTGGCCTACGCCCTCAACTACCTG GAGGACAAGAAGATCCCGCACGGGAACGTCTCTGCTAAGAAGGTGCTGCTGGCACGGGAGGGAGACACGGCCCGGGGGAGCCCCCCCTTCATCAAACTCAATGACCCCGGGGTCAGCGTCACCGTCCTGGCCCGGGACA TGCTGGTGGAGAGGATCCCATGGGTGGCCCCCGAGTGTGTCAGCAACCCCGGGAGCCTGGCGCTGCCGGCCGACAAGTGGGGCTTCGGAGCCACCCTCTGGGAGATCTTCAGCGGGGGGAACATGCCCCTGAGCCTGCTGGAGCCCCAGAGG AAGCTGGAATTCTACcagggatgccagcagctcccggCTCCCAAGTGGCCGGAGCTGGCCACGCTGGTGGCCCAGTGCATGGAGTACGAGCCCCAGCGCCGGCCCTGCTTCCGCGCCCTCATCCGCGACCTCAACAGCCTCATCACCTCCG ACTACGAGCTGCTCTCGGACCTGTCCCTCACGGATGTGACGCTCCGGGACGGCTTCTGGGGACACGATTCCCTCGCCATGAGCCAGGATCCCGAGCACTTCCAGGAGCGACACCTCAAGTACATCTCGCTGCTGGGCAAG GGGAATTTCGGGAGCGTGGAGCTGTGCCGCTACGACCCCCTGGGCGACAGCACGGGCGAACTGGTGGCGGTGaagaagctgcagcaggattcGGCCAAGGAAATTCGGGATTTTGAGCGGGAGATCCAAATCCTGCACTCGTTGCAGCACGACTTCATTGTCCGGTACCGGGGTGTTTGCTACAGCCGTG GGATGCGCGGGCTGCGGCTGGTGATGGAGTTCCTGCCCAACGGCTGCCTGCGGGATTTCCTGCAGAAGAACCAGCCCCGCCTGGAGCACGGCACGCTGCTCCTCTACGCCTGGCAGATCTGCAAG GGCATGGAGTACCTGGGGGCGCAGCGCTGCGTGCACCGGGACCTGGCGAGCAGGAACATCCTGGTGGAAAGCGACAGCCACGTCAAGATCGGCGACTTCGGGCTGGCCAAGCTGCTCCCGCAGGACAAGGATTACTACGTGGTGCGGGAGCCCGGCCAGAGCCCTGTTTTCTG GTATGCTCCGGAATCCCTGGCTGACAACATCTTCTCCTGTGCCTCCGACACCTGGAGCTTCGGGGTGCTCCTCTACGAGCTCTTCACCTACAGCTCCAAGAGCAGGAGCCCCTCGGAG GAATTCCTGCGGATGATGGGCACCGCGAGGCCGGCGCAGATCATTTGCCACCTGCTGGAGCTCCTCAAGGACAAccggcggctcccggctccCAGCGGCTGTCCCTCGGAG GTGTACACGCTGATGTTGAGCTGCTGGGCCTTTGCCCCCGGCGCCAGACCCACTTTTGGGGAGCTGTCCCCCAAAATCGAGGCGCTGCGGAATGCGCGGAGCAAAACCCGGGGGTAG